One stretch of Punica granatum isolate Tunisia-2019 chromosome 5, ASM765513v2, whole genome shotgun sequence DNA includes these proteins:
- the LOC116209403 gene encoding probable serine/threonine-protein kinase At1g54610 — MGCVLGKGSSQPGVSSEPKNPRVESGKSEVAAARVETTGNSRLEEVRESEAEKEEKVEGGQKSRESRRRSRQNPRPRNVPKQSRAEQVAAGWPPWLTDICGEALSGWVPRRANTFEKIDKIGQGTYSNVYKAKDTLTGKIVALKKVRFDNLEPESVRFMAREIHILRHLDHPNVVKLQGLVTSRMSCSLYLVFEYMVHDLAGLAATPEIKFTEPQVKCYMHQLLSGLEHCHNRRVLHRDVKGSNLLIDEEGILKIADFGLASFFDPDRKQRMTSRVVTLWYRPPELLLGATEYGVGVDLWSAGCILAELLAGKPIMPGRNEIEQLHRIYKLCGSPSDEYWKKYKLHNATVIKPREPYRRRIRETFKDFPPSSLPLIETLLAIDPAERGTATDALQSEFFKTEPLACDPSSLPKYPPTKEMDARRRDDEVRRSRAANKAEGEGVRKKHPRDRRVRAYPAPDANAELPHNIDRRRMISHGNAKSKSEKFPPPHEDGALGFPLGASHRIDPSAIPHDIPFSSTSLSYSKELTQTWSGPLVEPSNSGGPKKKKQTTGKAREPSKLSLGASKR, encoded by the exons ATGGGGTGTGTGCTTGGTAAAGGGTCATCGCAGCCCGGCGTGAGCTCCGAGCCCAAAAACCCGAGGGTTGAGTCCGGTAAAAGCGAAGTTGCTGCTGCCAGGGTAGAAACTACTGGTAACAGCAGACTTGAAGAGGTTCGGGAAAGTGAGGCCGAAAAGGAGGAGAAGGTTGAAGGTGGCCAGAAATCACGAGAGTCCAGGCGGCGGTCAAGACAGAACCCTAGGCCGCGGAATGTGCCAAAGCAATCCCGTGCGGAGCAGGTGGCTGCTGGGTGGCCCCCCTGGCTCACTGATATATGTGGGGAGGCACTCAGCGGGTGGGTTCCCCGGCGGGCAAACACTTTTGAGAAGATTGATAAG ATTGGGCAAGGGACATATAGTAATGTCTACAAGGCAAAGGATACATTGACAGGTAAAATTGTGGCATTGAAAAAGGTTCGGTTTGACAATTTGGAGCCCGAGAGCGTAAGGTTTATGGCAAGAGAGATACACATATTGCGGCATCTGGATCATCCCAATGTGGTAAAGCTGCAGGGTTTGGTGACTTCTAGAATGTCCTGCAGTTTGTACTTGGTTTTCGAGTACATGGTCCATGATCTGGCGGGACTTGCTGCAACCCCTGAAATCAAGTTCACAGAGCCTCAG GTCAAATGCTACATGCATCAACTGCTCTCTGGGCTTGAGCATTGTCACAATCGTCGAGTTCTCCACCGTGACGTCAAAGGGTCTAATCTTTTGATCGATGAAGAAGGAATCCTCAAGATTGCTGATTTCGGGTTAGCCTCCTTCTTTGACCCTGACAGGAAGCAGAGAATGACCAGTCGGGTTGTGACTCTATGGTATCGGCCCCCCGAGCTTTTGCTGGGGGCCACTGAGTATGGAGTTGGTGTAGATCTCTGGAGTGCAGGTTGCATCTTAGCTGAGTTGTTGGCTGGGAAGCCTATCATGCCTGGTCGAAATGAG ATAGAGCAACTTCACAGGATATACAAATTATGCGGGTCACCTTCTGATGAGTATTGGAAGAAGTATAAGTTGCACAATGCAACAGTAATAAAGCCTCGAGAACCTTACAGAAGACGCATAAGGGAGACCTTTAAAGACTTCCCCCCTTCATCGTTGCCTCTAATTGAAACCCTGCTTGCCATCGACCCAGCGGAACGAGGGACGGCCACTGATGCATTACAGAGCGAA TTCTTCAAAACTGAACCGCTTGCTTGTGATCCATCGAGCCTTCCAAAATATCCCCCGACTAAGGAAATGGATGCCCGAAGACGAGATGATGAAGTTCGAAG GTCAAGAGCTGCTAACAAAGCCGAAGGAGAAGGTGTGAGGAAAAAACACCCTCGGGATCGGCGTGTTAGGGCTTATCCAGCTCCAGATGCCAACGCTGAGCTTCCACATAATATTGAT AGGAGGAGAATGATTTCCCATGGTAATGCAAAGAGCAAGAGCGAGAAGTTCCCTCCTCCCCATGAGGACGGAGCTCTGGGCTTCCCACTGGGCGCCTCCCACCGCATTGATCCCTCAGCTATTCCTCATGACATTCCTTTCAGCTCCACTTCGTTATCTTACTCTAAGGAGCTGACCCAGACTTGGTCGGGCCCATTGGTGGAACCCAGCAACTCCGGTGgcccgaagaagaagaagcaaaccACAGGTAAAGCCCGGGAGCcttcaaaattatcattagGAGCCTCTAAACGGTGA
- the LOC116209400 gene encoding protein HASTY 1, whose product MEDPNSIAGNVARALLAALDWRSTPGDRKAAVSFIESIKAGDVRVLVSASFTLVKKNSASEIRLQAFKLLQHLVRLRWEELNPEERRNFANAAVELMSESANPCEEWAIKSQTAALVAEIVRREGLNLWQELLPALVSLSNNGPIQAELVAMMLRWLPEDITVHNEDLEGDRRRLLLRGLTQSLPDVLPLLYTLLERHFGVAMSEAGRQQFGIAKQHAAAVTAILNAVTAYAEWAPLSDLAKYGIIHGCGVLLSSPDFHLHACEFFKLVSPRKRPPDDSASEFDAAMGNVFQILMNVSREFLYRSASSPEVIKESEYECAEYICESMVSLGSSNLQCIAGDSTTLSLYLQQMVGYYQHYKLALHYQSLLFWLALMRDLLSKPKIHGHSSGGESSTASSVSSGADQVDSEKKRLLSFIHDDICTAILEMSFLRLVKKEKVLPETAASLRALELWSDDFEGKGDFGQYRSRLLELIRFVAAHKPLIAAGIVSERIISIINTPSLSSVPTQDLAVTESMHSALENVVNSVFSGMDELPGGSAEVQLALCSIFEGLLQQLLALKWTEPTLVEVLGHYLDALGPFLKYSPNAVGSVINKLFELLTSLPFAVKDPATSTARHARLQICTSFIRIAKAADKSILPHMKGIADTMGYLQREGRLLRAEHNILGEAFLVMASVAGVQQQQEVLAWLLEPLSQQWVQVDWQNNYLSEPSGLVRLCMETPVMWSVFHTVTFFEKALKRSGFRKVHSQSGPTGSPATLHPMASHLSWMLPPLFKLLRVIHSFWSPSVIQVLPAEIKAAMIISDTERTSLLGEGASKSSKTALTFVDGSQVDLSKEGRTEPNEIDIRNWLKGVRDSGYNVLGLATTIGESFYKCLDAHYVAVALMENIQSMEFRHMRQLIHSVIIPVVKFCPPDLWEIWLEKLLHPLFVHSQQALSISWASLLHEGRSKVPDYLSVSVGELKVEVMEEKLLRDLTREICSLLSVIASPALNTGLPSLEQSGHANRVDSSSLKELEAFSQSSMVSFLMKHKHVVLPVLQMCLEVFTWTDGEATSKVCSFCSTVFLLAISTNNVELREFVSKDLFSAIIRGLSLESNAIISADLVNLCREIFVYLCDRDPAPRQVLLSLPCIKPQDLAAFEEALTKTLSPKEQKQHMKSLLVLATGNKLKALAAQKSVNIITNVSMRPRSNVNAPEPRVEDGEHVGLAAIL is encoded by the exons ATGGAGGACCCGAACAGCATAGCAGGTAATGTGGCTCGCGCCCTACTCGCAGCCCTGGACTGGCGCTCTACTCCTGGTGATCGTAAAGCTGCTGTTTCTTTCATCGAATCG ATTAAGGCTGGAGATGTGCGTGTTTTAGTAAGTGCATCCTTCACCCTGGTGAAAAAGAACTCGGCTTCCGAGATTAGATTGCAAGCGTTTAAATTGCTTCAG CATTTGGTTAGGCTGCGGTGGGAAGAACTGAATCCCGAAGAACGTAGAAACTTCGCGAATGCTGCAGTAGAATTGATGTCTGAAAGTGCAAATCCCTGCGAAGAGTGGGCCATAAAGAGTCAGACAGCTGCACTCGTTGCGGAG ATAGTTCGAAGAGAAGGACTAAATTTATGGCAAGAGTTACTTCCAGCTCTAGTTTCACTATCCAACAATGGACCGATACAA GCTGAGTTGGTGGCCATGATGTTGAGGTGGCTTCCTGAAGATATTACTGTTCACAATGAGGATTTAGAAG GGGACAGGCGCAGGTTATTATTGCGGGGACTCACGCAATCATTGCCTGATGTTCTGCCATTATTGTACACA TTGCTGGAAAGGCATTTTGGTGTTGCAATGAGTGAAGCTGGGAGGCAACAGTTTGGAATTGCAAAGCAGCATGCAGCTGCAGTAACTGCTATATTAAATGCAGTCACTGCATATGCTGAGTGGGCTCCCTTGTCGGACCTCGCCAAATATGGCATAATTCACGG GTGTGGTGTCTTACTATCTTCTCCTGATTTCCACCTTCATGCATGTGAATTTTTCAAGCTTGTCTCCCCAAG AAAGAGACCTCCTGATGACTCTGCTTCTGAATTTGATGCTGCAATGGGCAATGTCTTTCAGATATTGATGAATGTCTCTAGGGAATTCTTGTACAGATCTGCCTCAAGTCCTGAGGTTATTAAGGAAAGTGAATATGAGTGCGcagaatatatatgtgagagTATGGTGTCTTTGGGCTCTTCAAACTTGCAATGTATTGCTGGAGATAGCACCACTCTTTCTCTATATTTGCAACAG ATGGTGGGATATTATCAGCATTACAAGCTTGCCCTTCATTATCAATCCTTGCTCTTTTGGTTG GCACTAATGAGAGACTTATTGTCAAAGCCTAAGATTCACGGGCATTCATCAGGAGGAGAAAGCTCAACTGCAAGTAGTGTCAGTTCTGGCGCTGATCAGGTTGATTCTGAAAAGAAGAGGCTTCTAAGTTTTATACATGATGACATATGTACTGCGATTCTCGAGATGTCTTTCCTGCGTTTggtgaagaaggaaaaagtcCTTCCTGAGACAGCAGCTTCTCTGAGAGCACTGGAATTGTGGAGTGATGATTTTGAGGGAAAAGGTGATTTTGGGCAATATCGCTCAAGGCTG CTGGAGCTTATTAGGTTTGTTGCTGCTCACAAGCCACTGATAGCTGCTGGTATAGTATCTGAAAGGATTATTTCCATCATCAATACTCCCTCGCTTTCTTCAGTGCCTACTCAG GATTTAGCTGTGACTGAAAGCATGCATTCGGCACTTGAAAATGTCGTAAATTCAGTTTTTAGTGGAATGGATGAATTGCCTGGTGGAAGTGCTGAAGTTCAACTGGCATTGTGCTCAATATTTGAAG GTTTGCTCCAGCAACTTCTTGCTTTGAAATGGACTGAGCCAACCCTTGTGGAAGTGCTTGGGCACTATCTGGATGCACTGGGTCCTTTCCTGAAATATTCTCCAAATGCAGTTGGCAGTGTGATCAATAAATTGTTCGAGCTTTTAACCTCTCTTCCATTTGCTGTGAAG GACCCTGCAACAAGCACTGCTCGGCATGCAAGATTACAAATTTGTACTTCATTTATCCGTATTGCAAAAGCTGCTGATAAAAGCATTCTACCTCACATGAAg GGGATTGCTGACACGATGGGCTATCTGCAAAGGGAAGGTCGCCTTCTGCGTGCAGAACACAATATTCTTGGCGAAGCATTTCTAGTGATGGCCTCTGTGGCTGG GGTCCAACAGCAACAAGAAGTTTTGGCCTGGTTATTGGAACCATTGAGTCAACAGTGGGTCCAAGTAGACTGGCAGAATAATTATTTGTCTGAACCTTCTGGTCTGGTTCGACTCTGCATGGAGACACCGGTCATGTGGTCGGTTTTCCACACAGTGACTTTCTTTGAGAAGGCACTTAAGAGAAGCGGGTTCAGAAAAGTTCATTCCCAAAGTGGCCCCACTGGAAGTCCTGCTACTTTGCACCCAATGGCCTCTCATTTATCATGGATGCTGCCACCTCTCTTCAAA TTACTCAGGGTAATACATTCTTTTTGGTCTCCCTCTGTTATCCAAGTACTACCAGCAGAGATAAAGGCAGCTATGATTATAAGTGACACAGAACGGACTAGTCTACTTGGAGAAGGGGCCTCCAAATCATCAAAGACTGCGTTGACTTTTGTAGATGGATCTCAAGTTGACTTGAGTAAGGAAGGACGTACAGAGCCCAACGAAATTGATATAAGGAACTGGCTCAAAGGTGTGAGGGACAGCGG GTATAATGTTCTGGGCCTAGCAACTACTATCGGAGAATCATTCTATAAATGTCTAGATGCTCATTATGTTGcagttgccctaatggagaatATACAATCAATGGAGTTCAGGCACATGAGGCAGCTAATACATTCAGTCATTATTCCTGTTGTCAAATTTTGTCCGCCGGACTTGTGGGAAATTTGGCTTGAGAAGCTTTTGCACCCTTTATTTGTTCACTCTCAACAGGCTCTCAGCATTTCTTGGGCTAGTCTTCTACACGAAGGCAGATCAAAAGTTCCAGACTACTTGTCTGTGTCAGTGGGAGAGTTAAAAGTCGAAGTAATGGAAGAAAAGCTACTTCGGGATCTAACTCGTGAGATATGTTCTCTCCTCTCCGTCATAGCTTCTCCAGCACTAAACACAGGGCTTCCATCTCTAGAACAATCTGGGCATGCCAATCGCGTGGATTCGTCTTCTCTGAAAGAATTGGAGGCGTTTTCTCAAAGCTCAATGGTTAG TTTCCTCATGAAGCACAAACATGTGGTTCTCCCGGTGTTGCAAATGTGTCTTGAAGTTTTCACATGGACAGATGGTGAAGCCACAAGTAAAGTTTGTTCTTTCTGCTCCACGGTTTTCCTCCTGGCTATATCAACAAACAATGTGGAGCTTCGAGAATTCGTTTCTAAAGATCTGTTCTCTGCAATCATCCGTGGCTTGTCTCTCGAGTCAAATGCTATAATCAGTGCTGATCTTGTCAACCTATGTCGCGAAATATTTGTATATCTCTGTGATAGAGATCCGGCTCCTCGACAG GTTCTACTCTCTCTTCCTTGCATTAAACCCCAAGATTTAGCTGCTTTTGAGGAAGCGTTGACGAAGACCTTGAGCCCGAAGGAACAGAAGCAGCATATGAAGAGTCTGCTGGTACTAGCAACAGGCAATAAGTTGAAAGCTCTGGCGGCTCAGAAGAGTGTCAACATAATTACCAACGTGTCAA TGAGGCCTCGCAGCAATGTAAATGCCCCCGAACCGAGGGTTGAAGATGGGGAGCATGTTGGGTTGGCTGCAATCTTGTGA
- the LOC116207296 gene encoding uncharacterized protein LOC116207296 produces MAAANTSRLLQYPFHEHALVLQELSKNFSWECNICSFSVKGAPAYHCIDCEFFLHKSCAELPPEIQHPSHPQHPLVFSTSSRRFNPFGCYGCPNALHGNSYQCIYDCMIDFHARCAAATLPPPEEEEHKDQQKHEDKDHHKEEMIEHFAHDHPLASFHVDAPNSIKCKACRRRISSRVYGCRACIFVLHESCALAPREIMNHPFHPQHPLTLLVNSKTLFQCRVCKMFRDFAYNCNECDFNLDIECAVSIVHPPQDDPIFKEDRREINHFSHPHQLTSFHAKPEFLATCRLCKEEISGDFYCCPDCPFLLHLSCAELTQEIVHPLHPDHPLVCQPGYLDCSFCSGYGHDFGFKCEECRFGLHVGCSLKTLSATKEELTLNSELLHKHPLRLQFLTEGRHCKSGFMVCCECPAEGLVYVCTDDNCGMMIHKTCAELPHESENPIHPQHPILLLSEPLDKSNPCFACLESSGGFTYYCDYCKIQFHAHCAIERPTLKHPRHQHNLTYFKIIGHKPYSVQCNVCYDDCRIDFYRCVPCNYNLHFSCLPLPPSTKHEFHYHQLMLRDRVVDEFYDYEEQYCDVCETLRHPEHGVYYCEACNYDAHIDCVIPKGKEQ; encoded by the exons ATGGCTGCTGCTAATACATCCCGCCTTCTTCAGTATCCCTTCCATGAACATGCCCTGGTCCTGCAAGAGCTGAGCAAAAATTTCAGCTGGGAATGCAACATCTGTAGTTTCTCCGTGAAAGGCGCTCCGGCCTACCATTGCATAGACTGTGAGTTCTTCCTCCACAAGTCGTGCGCTGAGTTGCCTCCCGAGATTCAACATCCCTCTCATCCACAGCACCCGCTTGTATTCTCTACATCAAGCCGGAGATTTAATCCTTTTGGCTGTTATGGGTGTCCTAACGCGCTACATGGGAATTCCTATCAATGTATATATGACTGTATGATAGACTTTCATGCGAGATGTGCAGCTGCAACTCTCCCTCctcctgaagaagaagagcataaGGACCAGCAAAAGCACGAGGACAAGGACCACCACAAGGAGGAGATGATTGAGCACTTTGCTCACGACCATCCTCTTGCATCCTTCCACGTGGATGCGCCAAATTCTATCAAATGCAAGGCATGCAGACGGCGGATCTCCAGTCGCGTTTATGGTTGCCGTGCCTGCATATTCGTGCTGCACGAATCTTGCGCTCTGGCACCCCGAGAGATAATGAATCATCCTTTCCATCCACAGCACCCGCTTACCTTGCTTGTCAATTCCAAGACTCTCTTTCAATGCAGAGTTTGCAAAATGTTCCGTGATTTTGCATACAACTGTAATGAATGTGATTTCAATCTTGATATTGAATGTGCTGTTTCCATTGTGCATCCTCCTCAAGATGATCCGATCTTTAAGGAGGATAGGCGAGAGATCAATCATTTTTCTCACCCCCACCAACTGACATCTTTTCATGCAAAACCGGAGTTTCTTGCCACCTGCAGACTTTGCAAAGAGGAGATATCGGGGGATTTTTACTGTTGCCCCGACTGCCCTTTCTTGCTCCACTTATCGTGTGCGGAGTTGACACAAGAGATTGTGCACCCTCTTCATCCGGACCACCCTCTGGTTTGCCAACCGGGTTATCTTGATTGCTCTTTCTGCTCTGGTTATGGGCATGACTTCGGATTCAAGTGTGAAGAGTGTCGCTTTGGCCTTCATGTGGGATGTTCTCTCAAAACTCTCTCTGCTACGAAAGAGGAATTAACTCTTAACAGTGAGCTTCTCCATAAACACCCCCTGAGGCTTCAGTTTCTAACTGAGGGACGACATTGTAAATCAGGCTTTATGGTCTGCTGCGAGTGCCCTGCTGAAGGTCTGGTTTACGTCTGTACAGATGATAACTGCGGCATGATGATCCACAAAACATGTGCTGAGCTACCACATGAGTCGGAAAACCCTATTCACCCACAGCATCCTATCCTCCTCCTTTCGGAGCCACTCGACAAGTCCAATCCTTGCTTTGCATGTCTGGAAAGCTCTGGGGGATTCACCTATTACTGTGATTATTGTAAGATCCAGTTCCATGCACATTGTGCTATTGAGAGGCCGACTCTGAAACATCCGCGTCACCAGCACAACCTAACCTATTTCAAAATCATAGGCCACAAGCCATACAGTGTGCAATGCAATGTGTGTTATGATGATTGCAGGATTGACTTCTACCGCTGTGTTCCGTGCAACTATAATCTTCACTTCAGTTGCTTGCCTCTGCCCCCTTCTACTAAACACGAATTTCATTACCATCAGCTGATGCTTCGCGATAGAGTTGTTGATGAATTTTATGATTATGAGGAGCAATACTGCGACGTGTGCGAGACGCTCAGGCACCCAGAACATGGTGTTTATTATTGCGAGGCATGTAATTATGATGCTCATATCGATTGCGTCATCCCCAAG GGAAAGGAACAGTGA